The following coding sequences lie in one Stigmatella erecta genomic window:
- a CDS encoding DNA adenine methylase → MSGEPLKAPFPWFGGKSRAASLIWEGFGDVPNYVEPFAGSLAVLLARPTAPRVETVNDLDHYLANFWRALSQAPEEVARHADNPVSEVELHAWHRWLVANGEFRTRMEQDPLHFDALVAGRWVWGISQWIGSGWCTAPQWKGRAHPGNGMRGIHGRRARDHSKDVEYAKRPRLTTANGVHRRRLQEPGGAGDGAAPPVLTPWQQKPDLAGSRGAAGRGVHASGRRNQALLEWMEQLAARLRYVRVCCGDWKRVLTPAATTQIGVTAVLLDPPYAHDAGRDPALYAHDAADVSREAREWALAHGKDPKLRIALCGYEGEHDMPPTWRCVAWKAAGGYSAARGNGANAERERVWFSPHCLRARQADLFESRRATP, encoded by the coding sequence ATGAGCGGCGAGCCGTTGAAGGCGCCCTTCCCGTGGTTCGGCGGCAAGAGCCGGGCGGCCTCCCTCATCTGGGAGGGCTTCGGGGACGTGCCCAACTACGTGGAGCCGTTCGCGGGCTCGCTGGCGGTTCTCCTCGCACGGCCCACGGCGCCGCGCGTGGAGACGGTCAACGACCTCGACCACTACCTGGCCAACTTCTGGCGGGCCCTCTCCCAGGCCCCCGAGGAGGTGGCGCGGCACGCGGACAACCCCGTCTCTGAGGTGGAACTCCACGCGTGGCACCGCTGGTTGGTGGCCAACGGGGAGTTCCGCACGCGGATGGAGCAAGACCCGCTCCACTTCGATGCGCTCGTGGCCGGGCGCTGGGTGTGGGGAATCTCCCAGTGGATCGGCTCCGGCTGGTGCACGGCGCCCCAGTGGAAGGGCCGCGCGCACCCGGGCAACGGGATGCGCGGCATCCACGGGAGGCGTGCGAGGGACCACAGCAAGGACGTGGAGTACGCCAAGCGCCCGAGGTTGACGACGGCCAACGGCGTCCACCGCAGGCGCCTGCAAGAGCCAGGTGGCGCTGGCGACGGTGCCGCGCCGCCCGTGCTCACGCCCTGGCAGCAAAAGCCGGACCTCGCGGGCAGCCGGGGCGCGGCTGGGCGCGGCGTGCATGCCAGCGGGCGGCGCAACCAAGCGCTGCTGGAGTGGATGGAGCAGCTTGCGGCGCGGCTCCGGTACGTGCGCGTCTGCTGCGGCGACTGGAAGCGCGTGCTGACGCCTGCGGCCACGACCCAGATAGGCGTGACGGCGGTGTTGCTGGACCCGCCTTATGCCCACGATGCGGGGCGGGACCCGGCCCTCTACGCACACGATGCGGCCGACGTGAGCCGTGAGGCGCGCGAGTGGGCCCTTGCCCACGGCAAGGACCCGAAGCTGCGGATTGCCCTCTGTGGCTATGAGGGCGAGCACGACATGCCGCCCACCTGGCGGTGCGTGGCGTGGAAGGCAGCCGGCGGGTACTCGGCGGCGCGCGGCAACGGCGCCAACGCCGAGCGCGAGCGGGTGTGGTTCTCGCCGCACTGCCTGCGAGCTCGCCAGGCGGACCTCTTCGAGTCCCGGAGGGCCACGCCATGA
- a CDS encoding helix-turn-helix domain-containing protein, with protein MTGAEAAERRKALGYTQAALAKLLGTSSPTMARWEAAESAPEALTRALGNLQPSPGGGRGPYRRAAAGKAPPEAPSAPPARQRRREGPTPPPVPKARRKPAQAPPPLPVRLPPAPEVQEAEAVGAVLLEDMSAHAERVAELLGLEDATRHARRVLPPPRYPVAACQRCPWKRCPVPLVAAPAEGCCLWR; from the coding sequence ATGACGGGCGCCGAAGCGGCCGAGCGGCGCAAGGCGCTGGGCTACACACAGGCTGCCCTGGCCAAGCTGCTGGGTACTTCCTCCCCCACCATGGCGCGGTGGGAGGCGGCCGAGTCCGCGCCCGAGGCGCTCACCCGGGCCCTGGGGAACCTCCAGCCCTCGCCTGGGGGTGGACGGGGGCCGTACCGGCGCGCTGCCGCCGGGAAGGCCCCGCCAGAGGCCCCCAGCGCCCCGCCAGCGCGCCAGCGGCGGCGGGAGGGCCCAACACCGCCCCCCGTCCCGAAGGCGCGCAGGAAGCCCGCCCAGGCTCCGCCGCCCTTGCCCGTAAGGCTGCCCCCGGCTCCCGAGGTGCAGGAGGCGGAGGCCGTGGGCGCGGTGCTGCTCGAGGACATGAGCGCGCACGCCGAGCGCGTGGCGGAGCTGCTGGGCCTGGAGGACGCCACGCGCCACGCCCGGCGGGTGCTGCCTCCGCCGCGCTACCCGGTGGCGGCCTGCCAGCGCTGCCCGTGGAAGCGCTGCCCCGTGCCGCTCGTGGCGGCCCCGGCCGAGGGGTGCTGCCTATGGCGTTAG